The Micromonospora siamensis genome contains the following window.
GACCGGAAGGAGCCGACGCGATGACCGGACCGCGACCGCCCGTCGTGTCACCCGACCACCGGCTCCCCGCCGCGTCCGGGCCGGGTCCGCGCGGAGGCCGGGTGTGACCGGGGCGGCGCTGGTCAGCGCGCTGCTGGTGGGGCTCGCCATGGGGACGGTGGGGCGACTCGTCGTGCCCCGACGCCGGGCGGTGCCGGTCTGGCTGACCGTCGCCGCCGGGGTCGCGGCGGCGCTGCTGGGCACGATCGTGGCCCGCCTCGACGGCGTGGACGTGCGGGATTCCGGGGGGCGGCTGCTGGTCCAGGCGGGCGCCGCCGGGGTGGCGGTGCTCCTCGCGGTGCGTGCCGCGGCCGGCCGGCGGCCGGGCGACCCGGCCGGCTCGGGACAGCGGCCGGCGGATCCCGCCGTCCGGTAGGAACCGGGCCGGGCCGGCGCCCGTCCAACGGGCGCGGCAGCTGCGCCGGTGGACCGTCGAGCGGTCCGCCGGTGAACGAGAGGAGAGGTCATGACGGTCGTACCGGCCGATCACCGGATGACGTTGATCTGCGACGGCTGCGGCGACACCGTCACCGGCACGGCGTGCGTCCTGCCCGACGCGGAGGTGGTCTGGACGCTGGTGTTCGACAACGGCTGGGCCGGTTCCCCGTTCGCCTCCGGGCCGCACCACTGCCCGCGTTGCGAGATCGACTCTCCGGCGCGTGTCGGCGGGCGGCGTACCGTCGACGACCCGCTCGGCCTCGGCGCGCCGGAGGACGGCGACGACGGGCGGGAGCCGGCGACGACGGATCCCGCCGACGGCGTACGACGGGCCCTGGCCCGCACGGTCGACCTGGGTGACCGGCTGCTGGTGGACCTCAGCGACGTCGAGGTGATCGACCCCGCGGGTCTGGGGCTGCTGGTCCGGGCCCACCAGGACGCGCGGGCCCGGTCGGCGGCGTTGTGCCTGGTGGCGCCGTCGAGGTTCGTGCTGACCGTGCTGCACACGATGCGCCTCGACGGCGTCTTCCCGATCTTCCCCAGCCGCGCCGCCGCGGCGGGTGACGGCGGTCAGCGGGCGACGGCGGTCAGCGGGTGACGGTCACCTCGACCGGGCCGACGCGCAGGACGCCGTCGGTCAGCGGCGCGCAGCGGATGCCGCCCCGGCCGCGCAGCGCCTTCCAGGCGCCCGGCCCGATGGTCGTGTCCATCCAGGCGCAGGGTGGGGCGGGGCGGTGCACCCGCAGGCTGACCGGGCCGTCGCCGGAGTCGAGGGTGAGCACCGCGCCGACCAGGTCGTCGACGGCGATGCCGCTGGTCAGGATGTTGCGCCGGGCCTGGAGCAGGCCGGCGCCGGCCGGCAGGGACTCCTCGGCGATCAGCGTGACGGCGGCCTCCCGGTGGGCCGGCCGGCCGAAGTAGCGGTCGCCGACGATGCCCAGGCCGGCCCGGATCGTCACCCGGTCGACCAGCTCACCGGTCGGGGCCGGGGCCGGTCCGTCGGCGGGCCGGCCCACGTACCGGTGCACGGGCGAGGCCAGCAGGGCGACGATGTGCGGCACGGCGGTCGATCCTACGGCCGTCCCCGACCCGACCGGCAGTACACGTCGCCGGAGTTGGCCCGGTGCGGCAGGGCCCACAGGTAGGCGGCCAGCCGGTCGGGGGGCACCCAGTCGGGGAAGGCCAGGGACCGGCTGTCCCCGAGCGCGACGTTGAAGGCGTCGAAGCCCAGTTCCCGGAGCCGGTCCAGGCAGCGGTACGCGACCGGCCGGGCGATGGTGGTGAACTCGAAGGAGAGCACGGGTGGTGGCCGGCTCAGCCCGGCCAGCACGGCGTCCTCGAAGCCCTCCACGTCGATCTTGACGAACGCCGGCACGCCGTACGCGTCGACCAGCGCGTCGAGGGTGACGACCTCGACCTCGACCTGGGCGTCCCAGCGTTCGTGCCGCCAGCCGTCGGCGCCCTCGGCCGCTTGGCGGAAGTCGGGCGCGGCGGTGGAGACGGTGGGGTTGGCGGTGTTGACCGCGAGCGGGATCCGGCCGGCGGTCGCGCCGCAGGCGGCCTCGACCAGGGTGACCCGGGGGTCGTCGGCGTAGAGGGTGCGCAACGCTCGGGAGCAGGCCGGCTGTGGCTCCACCGCCACCACCCGGGCGCCGAGGCGGCGGAAGCAGCCGATGTGGTCGCCGACGTGCGCGCCGACGTCGAAGGCCAGGTCCCCCGCGGTGAGGAAGCGGGCGTAGAAGGCGTCCAGGCCGGCGTCCCGGGCCGGGTCGCCGTAGTAGAAGTCCAGTGAGCGGCGCAGGGACGAGGTGGCCGGGTCCTGTTTGAGCGCCTCGATCGCGACCGTCCGGGCGTCCATGGGACGACCGTAGCCCAGCCGGGGCCGGCCGATCCGGCGTTCGCGCCCCTTCCGCGCGTGCAAAAGCTGCGCGATCGATGCGCGGAGATGCTCTGTGCGGTTGAAGTTCGAGCAAGATCGTGCAACAGTGCTCGCAGGACCTGTTCCGTGGGCGGGGCCCCGACCCGGGCCGCCGCCGCGGACGTGAGCACGCGGGAGAGTCGTGGTGGCAGAAGCCGGCCAGGGGATGGCGACCGACATCGGCGAGCAGCCGACGACCTATCAACGGATCCTCGACGGCGCGGCCGCCGTGCGGGAGGTGGCCCGCGAGGTGGCCCGCCGCGACGTGCGGCACGTGGTGCTGGTCGCCCGGGGCACCTCCGACCACGCCGCCCTGTACGGGTCGTACCTCAGCCAGATCCGGCTGGGCCGCCCGGCCGGGCTCGCCTCACCCAGCGTGGTGTCGCTCTACGGCGCCCACCCGGACGTGTCCCAGGCGCTGGTGATCGGGGTGTCGCAGAGCGGCCGCTCCCCCGACCTGGTCGAGGTCCTCGACAGCGCCCGCCGGTCCGGGGCCACCACCCTGGCCCTGACCAACGCGCCCGACTCGGAGCTGGCCCGGGTCGCCGAGCTGCACGTCGACATCCTCGCCGGCCCGGAGCGGGCGGTGGCGGCCACCAAGACGTACACCGCCGAGCTGCTGTCGCTGCTGCTGGTCGTCGAGGGCATCCGCACCGGCACGGGTGCGCCGGAGCCGGCGGTCGCCCGGGAGCTGGACCGGCTCCCGGAGCTGGCCGCGCAGGCCCTGGCCGGGCGGGACCACGAGGACGTGGCGGCCCGCCTGCGCTACGCCACCCAGCTGGTCGTGACCGGCCGCGGCTACGCGTACGCGACGGCCCGGGAGGCCAGCCACAAGATCATCGAGACGTCGTACCTGTCCGCGCTCGCGTACTCGGGGGCGGACCTGCTGCACGGCCCGGTGGCCGTGGCGGACCGGGAGATGCCGGTGCTGACCATCGTCGGCGACGGTCCGGGCGGGGCGGCGATGAACGAGGTCATCGAGCGGCTGCGCACCATGCACGCCGACGTGATCACGGTCGGTCCGGGCCGGGCGGCGGGCGAGCAGGCGCACATCGGCGTGCCGGCGGTCGACGAGCGCTACTCGCCGCTGCTGGACATCCTCCCGCTGCAACGACTGGCGCTGACCCTCGCGCTGGCCCGGGGCGAGGATCCGGACAGCCCGCGCGGCATCACCAAGGTCACCCACACCCGCTGACGCGGCGGAGCGCCGGGCAGGTCCAGCGGACCCACCCGGCGCTCCGGTGCGCGCATCAGCGGGCGAGCAGGGCGCCCGCCACCTCGCCGACCGAGCCGACCAGGACCTTCTCCACCGGAACCTGCTCCAGCATGGCCGGGTCGAAGGTGGCCTCGGTCTCGGTCACCGCGGCGTCGATCTCCGCGAGCCGGGTCCCGCTGGTCTGCAGCGCGTTGGTCAGCGCGGCGGCGCTCGCCGCCGGGACCAGCGCCACGTGCAGCAGGGTCAGGCCCGACACGTGCGCGCCGACCTGCTCCGGCACCATCAGCACCAGCCGGTCGTCGGTCCGGCCGCGCACCAGCTGGATCATCCGGGCGTCGACGGCGTACCGCTTGGAACCGGTCAGCCGGGTGCCGTTGTCGGCCCGGCTGGGGGTGTCGGCCACCTCGCCGGACTTCGCCAGCACCCGGATGGCGCTCTCGTCGCCGGCCCGGTCGACCCGGTAGCGCACCGCGCCGGTCACCTCGCCGACCAGCGGCGCGTGGGCGCGCAGCGCCAGCAGCACCGGGTAGGTGAGCAGGTTGACGTCGCTGCCCGCGGCGACCAGCGCCTGGGTGAGCGGGTTCTCCAGCAGGTCGTTGTCGTCGCGGGAGGTCCCCACGGTGACCGTCTTGGCCTGGTGCTTGACCGAGTCGATCGAGCGGGTCAGCTCCTCCACCGACGCGGTGAGCTGGTCGCGGACGTAGTCCAGCGGCTCCCCCAGCTCGTCGGCGCGCATCGGCAGGCCGGCGTTGAGGCCGCGCAGCGACAGCAGCACGTTGGCCAGGCTGAGGGTGGCCTCCGGGGAGAGCACGCCCCGGGTGCGGCCGGTGGCGACCTCGGCGAGGAACTCCTCGACCGGCTCGGCCAGCTCGGCCACGTCGGTGAAGTGCGCCGCGCCCTGGTCGACCCGCTCCTCCAGCAGGGTCAGCGCCTGCCGCAGCGGCAGGGCCAGCTCGTCGATCGCCCGCGCCGAGTGGTACGAGATCAGGTGGCCCACGGCGGTGCTGAGCAGCCAGGCCAGCGCCGGGTGCGCGCGCGGCACCCGGATCACGTGCTGCGCCGCCCAGGCGATGTCGACGCCCTCGTCGGCGATGACCACCGGCGCGTTCTTGTGGGCCGCGTAGATCTCGATCTCCTTGGCCATGTCCCGCACCTGCTGCGGCGGGGTGCCCGCCGCACAGACGATGATCATGGCCTCGGCGGAGAGGTCGATGTGCTTCTTGTCCTCCAGCGCGTCGGTGGAGACGGTCCGGTAGCACAGCTCGGAGAGCTTGATCCGGACCTCGGCGGCGGCGACCCGGTTCGGGCCGGAGCCGACCACCGCCCACGACGGGTACGCGGCCATCTCCCGGGAGGCGGCGGCGACCTCGTCGGTCAGCCCCTGCACGGCGGTCAGGTGGGCCGGCATCTCCAGCAGGCCGACCAGCAGGTCGTTCTCGATCTCCGGGCGCAGCTTGCCCCAGGCGCGGGCGATCTGCAGGCCGAGCAGGACACCGGTGGCGACCTGCGAGTAGAACGCCTTGGTCGAGGCGACGGCCATCTCGACGTCCCGGCCGTCGGAGGTGTAGAGCACGCCGTGGGTCTTGTGGGCCAGGTCGCTGTCGCGGCGGTTCACGATCGCCACGGCGGCGGCACCCCGCTTGACCACCAGGTCGACGGCCCGGTTGGTGTCGGTGGTGGTGCCCGACTGGCTGACCGCGATGAGCAGGATGCCGCTCATGTCCTGCGGCAGGTCGGTGGCGGACAGCTCGGTGGCCGGGACGGCCCGGACGGCCAGGCCCGGCAGGTGCGGCCGGATGACCTCGGCGATGCCCTGGCAGGCGACGGCGGCGGTGCCCTGGCCGACCAGGACCACCTCGCGGAACCGGCCCCGGGCGATGTCCTCGCGGATGGCGGCCGGCAGGCCGCTCTCGCCGACGGAGACCTGGAGCAGGCCGTCGACCTCGGCGATCCGGCCGCGCAGGCTGCGCCGGAACGAACGGGGAGCGCCGGCGATCTCCTTGACCAGGTAGTGGTCGAAGTCGCCGCGGGCCACGTCCCGGGTGGTGATCTCGGCGGTCTGCACCCGCTCCGGGGCGGCCACGCCGGCGGAGGTCACCTCGGTGATGCCCTCCAGGGTGCCGGCGTTGTCGCCGTCGAGCACCACGACGACGCCGCCGTCGGTGGCGGAGCCGTCGACCCGCAGGTAGCGGTCGGTCAGGGCGACCAGGCCGTACACCTCGCTGGCGACGATGTAGCACCAGTCGGCCAGGCCGACGTAGAGGCCCTGGCCGCTGCCCTTCTGGGCGAGGGTGAGGTGGCCGGCGTCGTCCTGCACGCCGATCGCCATCGAGCCGTGGAACTGGGCCACGCAGGAGGTCAGCGCCTCGCCCGGGTCCATGGTGCGGCGCAGCGCCGCGGAGTACATCACCGGGATCAGCTTGGCGTCGGTGGTGATCTCGTCGGTGACGATGCCGTTGTTGCGGCGCAGCTCGACGTGGTTGTCGATGTCGCCGTTGAGCACCGCCGCCGAGTAGGGCAGCTCGGTGTCCCCGGCGACGCTGTTGACCGGGTGCGCGTTGGCCTCGCTGATCCGCCCGACGCTGGCCCAGCGGGAGTGGGCCAGCACGGAGATCCGGGCACTGGGCAGGCGCAGCGCGGTGGCCAGCCGCTCGTCGGCGACGATCGAGGCGCGCAGGTGGGCCACGTTGTCGCCGAGGGAGCCGAGGATGGCGGCGCGCTTGTAGACGAAGACGACCCCGTCGCCGACCATCTCCACCGCGCCGGAGCGGAACTTCGGGTCGGAGGCCGGGGCCAGGGTGTCCATGGTCTTGCGGTCGGCGTCGTCGAGGCCGACCCAGAGCTGCACGCCGGCGGAGTCGCGGCCGCGGACCTCCAGCCGGTCGATGGCGTCGAGGACGGAGTCCACGCTCAGGTAGGACACGGCCAGCTTCGCGTCGGCGTTGTCGCCGAAGCCCAGCTCACGCATCCGGCGGGCGGCGGCGAGCCGGTCGTTGCGCAGCATCCAGAGCAGGTCGCGAACCACGACGGCCTGCGCCTGGGCCGCCTCGACCTCCTCCGGGGAGCCCTGCGCCCCACCGTCGAGCACGGCGTCCCAGCCGTCCAGCCAGCGCTGGGTCCGGTCCAGGGCGGCGATCGCCTCGCCCTGCAGGCCCGGGTCGGCGGCGAGCAGACCGAGGGTGGCCGGCGCGGAGAGCAGGGCCAGGGCCTTCTCGGCGCGCCGGTGCGCGTCGGTGAGCAGTTCGGACGCGCCGGCCACGGTGACCGTCCCCACCGCCTCCGGGGAGGCCAGGTCCCACGTCAGGCTGCCGAGGACGTGGTCGGCCGCCACCGCCTCACCTAGGCGGTCGTACCGGGGCAGCAGGGCAACAATGCCACACATCGTGGGCGTCTCCTCAAACCGTCGACTCGGGTCCCGGGCCACTATAGTGCGCAACACTGCTGCGCAAAAAGCACCGAATCACACACGAGCTGTGCGCCGTTCACTCGTCATGTTCCATGCGTCCGTACCCGAATCGGCCCCCGTGGAATCAACGCCGCTGCAGCCGCCCCCGGGCCACCAGCTCGACGGTCAGCACCACCGCGACCGACTCCACGGCCAGCAGGCCCACCAGCACGAAGAGCTGGGTGATCCCGGCGGCCACCGGACTCGCCCCGCCCAGCAGCACACCCACGTAGGCGCCGGGCAGCGTCACCAGCCCCACGGTGCGGGTCTGGTCCAGCGCCGGGATCAGCGCCTGGGCCGCCGCCGGGCGGCAGACCAGCAGCGCCGCGTCCCGGGGCAGCAGGCCGAGCGCGAGCGCCGCCTCCACCTCACCCCAGCGACCGGTCAGCTCGTCCAAGGCGCGGCGCCCGGCCAGCGACGTGGCGGTCATCGCCCCACCGATGAGGATGCCCGCCACCGGCACGACGGCGATCCCGCGCAGCGGCAGCAGGCCCGCCAGCAGCAGCCCCACCACCACCGGCAGGCTGCCCGCCGCGATCGGCACGGCCGCCCACCAGCCGTGCCGGCCACGGGTGATCCGGCGGGCCGAGGTGCCGGAGGCGACCGCGCACATCACCGCCACGAACGCGGCCGTGGCCCACAGCGAGGTCACGATGGCGGTGATCAGCAGGGAGACGGCCGCGAGCTGGACGGCGGCGCGGGCGACGGCGACGGCGATCTGCCGGCCGTGACCGAGCCGGCCCACCGCGGCCACGGCCGCCGCGACCATGGTCAGCAGGACCAGGGCGTACGCGAGGCGGGGCCCGGTCACCAGCATCGTCGACGACATCGGGCCAGTGTCGCGCAGCCGCAGGTCCTGGAGGGGCGCGCGCCCACAACCCAGGCCCGATCTGCCGGTGCGCGCGAAGCGCGACGGATCGGCCGCTGGAGGCACCCTTCACTGACAGGGCCCGCCGGACCACCGGGTTGACAGCTCGCCCGCTCGGGTTGACGGGGAGCGCCCAGAACTACGAACGACTGGTCGAGGCCACCCGGCGCCGACAAGAGGCCCACCAACGGCCAGTGGTCACAGGTACAGGGCGGATGGATCCGAGACCATATGATGTGCGTTCGCCGACGGTCCGGGGCTCGGACATCGGCCACACACGTAGCGCGGGGTGGAGGAGATCCGATGGATTCCAAGACGCTTTCGCTCAGCAGGATCCTGACCAACGAGGTCCGCTACACCGTGCCGCTGTTCCAACGGAAGTACGTCTGGAACGAGCAGGAAAACTGGTGGCCGTTGTGGACCGACGTCGTGGAGACGACGTGCCGGCTGATGACGGATCAGGAACGGGGCGTCGACAGCACCCGGCCCCACTTTCTGGGCGCCGTCGTGCACGAGGGGCTTCTCTCCAAGACGGGGCAGTTGCCGGAACAACGCATCATCGATGGTCAGCAGCGGATGACGACGTTGCAGCTGCTGCTCGCTGCCACCCGCGTGGCAGCCACCGACTGCGGTCTCAGCAAGTCTGCGAGCAGGATCGGACGCCTGATCGAGAACCCGCACGACTCGGTGAAGGAGGCCCACGACCGGTACAAGGTCTGGCCCACGAACGCCGATCGGGAGTCGTTTCAACGAGCCATGAACGACGACCCCGACGATTCCCTGCTCGGTAGCGCATACCGCTTCTTCCGCGAGAGGGTGATCGGTTTCGTCAACACGGCCGACGGGGGTTCCGGGTGGGATCCGGGCGACGAGGACGACTGGGCGGGCCCATCGATCAGCACCGAGGCCGAGTCCGCCTCCACCGACGATCGCCTGGCCGCGCTGATCGAGACGTTACGGGATCTGATCCGCATCGTCGTCATCGAGCTGGACCCGGCCGAGGACGACGCTCAGGTCATCTTCGAGACCCTCAACGCCCATGGCACGGCCCTCCTCCCGTCGGACCTGGTCAAGAACCACATGTTCAACCGGGCTCAAGTAGCCGGGCTCTCGGTAGACGCTCTTCACGGAAAGTACTGGGCGGCTCTTGAGGACGACTGGTACTCCAAGGAGGACTCCGTAGGACGGACGCGCCGTCAGCGTCTCGATCTTGCGATCGGCTTCTGGGCCGCGTCGGCGAGCCCTCGCGGTGCGGATGTCGCACAGGCTCACCTGTTCTCCACGGTCCAGGAGATCGCCCGGGCCCGGTCCGGCCCGATGTCGAGGCCGGACCCGGAGGGGGTGAATCGGCTGTTCGCCGAGATAGCCCACCATGTCACCACCTGGCGGAGGCTCCGCAGTGCCTCGTACGGCACCGCCGAGGGCCGCTTCATGTCCAGGCTCCACGATCTCAACACCACCACGCCCATGCCCCTGGTGTTGTGGATGGCGGCTCAGGTCGACGGTCAGGTTCCCCGCGCCGAGTTCGAGCGGGCGCTGGTGTCCGTCGAGTCCTACCTCATCCGGCGCGCGGCCTGCGGCCTCACGGCCAAGAACTACAACCGGGTCTTCGCGGCCGTGCTGGCACGCGCCAAGAAGACTGACCCGGCGGCTGTGGGCGAAGCTGTTACCAGCTCCCTCGCCGACCTGACCGACGACTCGTCCAGGTGGCCGGAGGACTGGGAGTTCGAGTCGGCCCTGACTGAGGAGCCGCAGTACCGACGCCTGCTGCGCGCTTCCCGCGTTCGGATGGTCCTGGAGGCTCTGGAGTCGGCGATGCTAGGCCCGGACGTGGAGCAGTTGGCCCCGCCGGGGGCGTGCCTCAGCGAGGACGAGGCACCCGACGGAGCCGGCCGCACCCGGGCGGGGAAGGCGTTCACCGTCGAACACGTGCTGCCCCGGGCCTGGGAGACGCACTGGCCCGTCCCGCCCGGTCTCTCCGATCACGA
Protein-coding sequences here:
- a CDS encoding STAS domain-containing protein, encoding MTVVPADHRMTLICDGCGDTVTGTACVLPDAEVVWTLVFDNGWAGSPFASGPHHCPRCEIDSPARVGGRRTVDDPLGLGAPEDGDDGREPATTDPADGVRRALARTVDLGDRLLVDLSDVEVIDPAGLGLLVRAHQDARARSAALCLVAPSRFVLTVLHTMRLDGVFPIFPSRAAAAGDGGQRATAVSG
- a CDS encoding MOSC domain-containing protein; amino-acid sequence: MPHIVALLASPVHRYVGRPADGPAPAPTGELVDRVTIRAGLGIVGDRYFGRPAHREAAVTLIAEESLPAGAGLLQARRNILTSGIAVDDLVGAVLTLDSGDGPVSLRVHRPAPPCAWMDTTIGPGAWKALRGRGGIRCAPLTDGVLRVGPVEVTVTR
- a CDS encoding FkbM family methyltransferase: MDARTVAIEALKQDPATSSLRRSLDFYYGDPARDAGLDAFYARFLTAGDLAFDVGAHVGDHIGCFRRLGARVVAVEPQPACSRALRTLYADDPRVTLVEAACGATAGRIPLAVNTANPTVSTAAPDFRQAAEGADGWRHERWDAQVEVEVVTLDALVDAYGVPAFVKIDVEGFEDAVLAGLSRPPPVLSFEFTTIARPVAYRCLDRLRELGFDAFNVALGDSRSLAFPDWVPPDRLAAYLWALPHRANSGDVYCRSGRGRP
- a CDS encoding SIS domain-containing protein, with the protein product MATDIGEQPTTYQRILDGAAAVREVAREVARRDVRHVVLVARGTSDHAALYGSYLSQIRLGRPAGLASPSVVSLYGAHPDVSQALVIGVSQSGRSPDLVEVLDSARRSGATTLALTNAPDSELARVAELHVDILAGPERAVAATKTYTAELLSLLLVVEGIRTGTGAPEPAVARELDRLPELAAQALAGRDHEDVAARLRYATQLVVTGRGYAYATAREASHKIIETSYLSALAYSGADLLHGPVAVADREMPVLTIVGDGPGGAAMNEVIERLRTMHADVITVGPGRAAGEQAHIGVPAVDERYSPLLDILPLQRLALTLALARGEDPDSPRGITKVTHTR
- a CDS encoding SIS domain-containing protein, whose amino-acid sequence is MCGIVALLPRYDRLGEAVAADHVLGSLTWDLASPEAVGTVTVAGASELLTDAHRRAEKALALLSAPATLGLLAADPGLQGEAIAALDRTQRWLDGWDAVLDGGAQGSPEEVEAAQAQAVVVRDLLWMLRNDRLAAARRMRELGFGDNADAKLAVSYLSVDSVLDAIDRLEVRGRDSAGVQLWVGLDDADRKTMDTLAPASDPKFRSGAVEMVGDGVVFVYKRAAILGSLGDNVAHLRASIVADERLATALRLPSARISVLAHSRWASVGRISEANAHPVNSVAGDTELPYSAAVLNGDIDNHVELRRNNGIVTDEITTDAKLIPVMYSAALRRTMDPGEALTSCVAQFHGSMAIGVQDDAGHLTLAQKGSGQGLYVGLADWCYIVASEVYGLVALTDRYLRVDGSATDGGVVVVLDGDNAGTLEGITEVTSAGVAAPERVQTAEITTRDVARGDFDHYLVKEIAGAPRSFRRSLRGRIAEVDGLLQVSVGESGLPAAIREDIARGRFREVVLVGQGTAAVACQGIAEVIRPHLPGLAVRAVPATELSATDLPQDMSGILLIAVSQSGTTTDTNRAVDLVVKRGAAAVAIVNRRDSDLAHKTHGVLYTSDGRDVEMAVASTKAFYSQVATGVLLGLQIARAWGKLRPEIENDLLVGLLEMPAHLTAVQGLTDEVAAASREMAAYPSWAVVGSGPNRVAAAEVRIKLSELCYRTVSTDALEDKKHIDLSAEAMIIVCAAGTPPQQVRDMAKEIEIYAAHKNAPVVIADEGVDIAWAAQHVIRVPRAHPALAWLLSTAVGHLISYHSARAIDELALPLRQALTLLEERVDQGAAHFTDVAELAEPVEEFLAEVATGRTRGVLSPEATLSLANVLLSLRGLNAGLPMRADELGEPLDYVRDQLTASVEELTRSIDSVKHQAKTVTVGTSRDDNDLLENPLTQALVAAGSDVNLLTYPVLLALRAHAPLVGEVTGAVRYRVDRAGDESAIRVLAKSGEVADTPSRADNGTRLTGSKRYAVDARMIQLVRGRTDDRLVLMVPEQVGAHVSGLTLLHVALVPAASAAALTNALQTSGTRLAEIDAAVTETEATFDPAMLEQVPVEKVLVGSVGEVAGALLAR
- a CDS encoding ABC transporter permease, producing MSSTMLVTGPRLAYALVLLTMVAAAVAAVGRLGHGRQIAVAVARAAVQLAAVSLLITAIVTSLWATAAFVAVMCAVASGTSARRITRGRHGWWAAVPIAAGSLPVVVGLLLAGLLPLRGIAVVPVAGILIGGAMTATSLAGRRALDELTGRWGEVEAALALGLLPRDAALLVCRPAAAQALIPALDQTRTVGLVTLPGAYVGVLLGGASPVAAGITQLFVLVGLLAVESVAVVLTVELVARGRLQRR
- a CDS encoding DUF262 domain-containing protein, which produces MDSKTLSLSRILTNEVRYTVPLFQRKYVWNEQENWWPLWTDVVETTCRLMTDQERGVDSTRPHFLGAVVHEGLLSKTGQLPEQRIIDGQQRMTTLQLLLAATRVAATDCGLSKSASRIGRLIENPHDSVKEAHDRYKVWPTNADRESFQRAMNDDPDDSLLGSAYRFFRERVIGFVNTADGGSGWDPGDEDDWAGPSISTEAESASTDDRLAALIETLRDLIRIVVIELDPAEDDAQVIFETLNAHGTALLPSDLVKNHMFNRAQVAGLSVDALHGKYWAALEDDWYSKEDSVGRTRRQRLDLAIGFWAASASPRGADVAQAHLFSTVQEIARARSGPMSRPDPEGVNRLFAEIAHHVTTWRRLRSASYGTAEGRFMSRLHDLNTTTPMPLVLWMAAQVDGQVPRAEFERALVSVESYLIRRAACGLTAKNYNRVFAAVLARAKKTDPAAVGEAVTSSLADLTDDSSRWPEDWEFESALTEEPQYRRLLRASRVRMVLEALESAMLGPDVEQLAPPGACLSEDEAPDGAGRTRAGKAFTVEHVLPRAWETHWPVPPGLSDHDRARETQRRNDDLDRLGNLTLVTGAKNSQMSNSAWPTKRNYLRTKSLLMLTQSTILALPRGPEEARSHDANAQAADELFADLWATDPHMAITLRGACLAQWALKVWPRP